The following proteins are encoded in a genomic region of Rubrobacter xylanophilus DSM 9941:
- a CDS encoding 3-hydroxyacyl-CoA dehydrogenase — protein sequence MEIRNSAFLVTGGASGLGAATARLFAQNGAGVVVADVNEAAGEETAAGIGERARFVRTDVTDEGSVRKAVDAALQSFGALHGLINCAGIGPARKVLGKKGIHPLEDFVRAVQVNLVGTFNAIRLAAAAMAGNEPTEGGERGVIVNTASVAAFEGQIGQAAYSASKGGVVSMTLPIARELAGHGIRVATIAPGIFQTPMLAALPEGVRESLGEQVPFPRRLGRPEEYAALARHIVENEMLNGEVIRLDGAIRMAPR from the coding sequence TTGGAGATACGCAACAGCGCTTTTCTGGTAACCGGCGGGGCCTCCGGGCTCGGGGCTGCTACCGCGCGCCTGTTCGCCCAGAACGGCGCCGGCGTCGTGGTGGCCGACGTGAACGAGGCGGCGGGCGAGGAGACGGCCGCCGGGATAGGGGAGAGGGCGCGCTTTGTGCGCACCGACGTCACCGACGAAGGCAGCGTGCGGAAAGCGGTGGACGCTGCCCTGCAGAGCTTCGGTGCGCTGCACGGCCTCATAAACTGCGCCGGGATAGGACCGGCCAGGAAGGTGCTCGGCAAGAAGGGCATCCACCCGCTAGAGGACTTCGTGCGCGCCGTGCAGGTAAACCTGGTAGGCACCTTCAACGCCATCCGGCTTGCGGCGGCGGCCATGGCCGGGAACGAGCCGACGGAGGGTGGAGAGCGGGGGGTGATCGTCAACACCGCGAGCGTGGCGGCGTTTGAGGGCCAGATCGGGCAGGCAGCCTACTCTGCGTCCAAGGGAGGGGTGGTCTCCATGACGCTGCCCATAGCGCGCGAGCTGGCCGGGCACGGCATAAGGGTTGCAACGATAGCCCCGGGCATCTTCCAGACCCCGATGCTGGCTGCGCTGCCGGAGGGTGTGCGAGAGTCGTTGGGGGAGCAGGTACCGTTTCCGCGGCGGCTGGGCAGGCCGGAGGAGTACGCTGCGCTTGCGCGGCACATCGTCGAGAACGAGATGCTCAACGGCGAGGTCATAAGGCTCGACGGCGCCATCCGGATGGCGCCCAGGTAG
- a CDS encoding MFS transporter encodes MEQSVERLGGEEMGERSPLGRVITSSVVGNIIEQFDFALYGSMAALVFGPLFFPEFSPLAGTLAALATFAVGFVARPLGSIFFGHFGDRIGRKSMLVLCLLIAGSATFLMGVLPTYATIGIWAPVLLVTLRFVQGFSFGGEYAGAVLMVAEYAPPERRGFFSGFVPAGSPVGLMLANGTVLLVALMPREQFLAWGWRLPFLFSIVLVAIGLYIRLKIYETPAFRRVRETRTEARMPIIDVLRRSPGRVLLAGGISFGFAAIFYITIIFLLSYGTSQLGISGSVLLVGTIIGAVFQIATILGFNALSDRIGRRPVIIGGALVSAALAFPFFWLLQSGAPALVWLAITAMMVSSAAIYGPLAVLLAELFGTRLRYSGASLGYQLGATIGGGFSPLIATSILAWSGGGPWPVALYLVAVGLVAAACTYLLTETVRADMLEDVPAVGYE; translated from the coding sequence GTGGAGCAGAGCGTGGAGAGGCTTGGCGGAGAGGAGATGGGCGAACGCTCGCCTCTGGGGCGTGTGATCACCTCGAGCGTCGTCGGCAACATCATCGAGCAGTTCGACTTCGCCCTCTACGGTTCGATGGCGGCGCTGGTCTTCGGGCCGCTGTTCTTCCCCGAGTTCTCGCCGCTGGCCGGGACGCTCGCGGCCCTGGCGACCTTCGCGGTGGGGTTCGTGGCCCGGCCGCTCGGGAGCATCTTCTTCGGGCACTTCGGGGACAGGATCGGGCGCAAGAGCATGCTCGTCCTGTGCCTCCTGATCGCGGGCTCCGCGACCTTCCTGATGGGGGTGCTGCCGACCTACGCGACCATCGGCATCTGGGCGCCCGTCCTGCTGGTGACGCTGCGCTTCGTGCAGGGCTTCTCCTTCGGGGGGGAGTACGCCGGCGCGGTGCTGATGGTCGCCGAGTACGCTCCCCCGGAGAGGAGGGGCTTCTTCTCCGGGTTCGTGCCGGCGGGCTCGCCCGTGGGCCTGATGCTCGCCAACGGGACCGTCCTTCTGGTCGCCCTGATGCCCCGGGAGCAGTTCCTCGCCTGGGGCTGGCGCTTGCCGTTCCTCTTCTCCATAGTCCTGGTGGCCATCGGGCTCTACATCCGGCTGAAGATCTACGAGACCCCGGCTTTCAGGCGCGTCAGGGAGACGAGGACCGAGGCGCGCATGCCCATCATAGACGTGCTGCGGCGCAGCCCGGGCAGGGTGCTCCTGGCCGGGGGGATCAGCTTCGGCTTCGCCGCGATCTTCTACATCACCATCATCTTCCTGCTGAGCTACGGCACCTCGCAGCTGGGGATCTCCGGGAGCGTGCTCCTGGTCGGCACGATCATCGGGGCCGTTTTCCAGATAGCGACCATCCTGGGGTTCAACGCGCTCTCGGACCGCATCGGGCGCCGCCCGGTGATCATCGGCGGCGCGCTGGTCTCGGCGGCCCTGGCCTTCCCCTTCTTCTGGCTGCTGCAGAGCGGCGCCCCGGCGCTGGTGTGGCTGGCCATCACGGCGATGATGGTCTCGAGCGCGGCCATCTACGGCCCCCTGGCGGTCCTGCTGGCCGAGCTCTTCGGCACCCGCCTGCGCTACAGCGGAGCCTCTTTAGGCTACCAGCTCGGGGCTACCATCGGCGGCGGCTTCTCGCCCCTGATCGCAACCTCCATCCTGGCCTGGTCCGGGGGCGGTCCCTGGCCGGTGGCCCTGTACCTGGTGGCGGTGGGCCTGGTGGCGGCCGCCTGCACCTACCTGCTGACCGAGACCGTGCGGGCGGACATGCTGGAGGACGTGCCCGCGGTCGGCTACGAGTAG
- a CDS encoding acyl-CoA dehydrogenase family protein, producing the protein MVPDYYLLDELLTGEERAVRERVRAFVDREVLPVIGDYWERGEPPFELLPKLAELKLAGGTIEGYGCPGLSAVAAGLVTMELSRGDGGLNIFFGGTSSLVMPAIYMLGSEEQRERWLPPMARLEKLGAFALTEPEHGSDAVALETRARRRGEGYVIDGRKRWVGNASFADVILVWARDDEGEVGAFVVERGAPGLSARVMAGKTAVRSSWQAEVELSGVEVPAENRLERARSFRDASRVLAAMRYGAAWAALGHAAACYEAALAHARERRQFGRPLVSFQLVQKKLAGMLAEITSMQLLCLRLSRLADQGKMTGAMASLAKMNNARKARGVCLEARDILGGNGLLLEHHVARHAADIEAVYTYEGTDDINALIVGRDITGVSAFA; encoded by the coding sequence GTGGTCCCCGACTACTACCTCTTGGACGAGCTGCTCACCGGCGAGGAGCGCGCCGTCCGCGAGAGGGTGAGGGCCTTCGTGGACCGGGAGGTGCTCCCGGTGATAGGCGACTACTGGGAGCGGGGCGAGCCGCCCTTCGAGCTGCTCCCGAAGCTGGCGGAGCTGAAGCTCGCCGGCGGCACCATAGAGGGCTACGGGTGCCCGGGCCTGAGCGCCGTCGCCGCCGGGCTGGTCACCATGGAGCTCTCCCGCGGGGACGGGGGCCTCAACATCTTCTTCGGCGGGACCTCCTCGCTGGTGATGCCCGCCATCTACATGCTCGGCTCCGAGGAGCAGCGGGAGAGGTGGCTCCCTCCCATGGCGCGCCTGGAGAAGCTGGGGGCCTTCGCCCTCACCGAGCCCGAGCACGGCTCGGACGCCGTAGCCCTCGAGACCCGGGCGCGCCGGAGGGGGGAGGGTTACGTCATAGACGGGAGGAAGCGCTGGGTGGGGAACGCCTCCTTCGCCGACGTGATCCTCGTCTGGGCCCGCGACGACGAGGGAGAGGTGGGGGCCTTCGTGGTGGAGAGGGGAGCCCCCGGCCTGAGCGCCAGGGTCATGGCCGGCAAGACCGCGGTGCGCTCCTCCTGGCAGGCGGAGGTGGAGCTCTCCGGCGTGGAGGTGCCCGCCGAGAACCGCCTGGAGCGCGCCCGCTCCTTCCGGGACGCGAGCAGGGTGCTCGCCGCCATGCGCTACGGGGCCGCGTGGGCCGCCCTGGGGCATGCCGCCGCCTGCTACGAGGCGGCCCTCGCCCACGCTCGGGAGAGGAGGCAGTTCGGCAGGCCCCTGGTCTCCTTCCAGCTCGTGCAGAAAAAGCTCGCCGGCATGCTCGCGGAGATCACCTCCATGCAGCTGCTGTGTCTCAGGCTCTCCCGGCTCGCGGATCAGGGTAAGATGACGGGGGCCATGGCCTCGCTGGCGAAGATGAACAACGCCAGAAAGGCCCGGGGGGTGTGCCTGGAGGCCAGGGACATCCTCGGGGGAAACGGCCTCCTGCTCGAGCACCACGTGGCACGCCACGCGGCGGACATCGAGGCCGTCTACACCTACGAGGGGACCGACGACATCAACGCGCTCATCGTCGGCCGGGACATCACCGGCGTGAGCGCCTTCGCGTGA
- a CDS encoding 4-hydroxyphenyl-beta-ketoacyl-CoA hydrolase, with protein MDVSKLEAIDVHTHAESSRERPGEKHAFAEAAEEYFGESEHPNAWEVAEYYRNLRMAAVIFTVDMEMKTGQRRVPNEEVLEAAKENPDVLIPFASIHPARGAMGVKEARRLIEMGVRGFKFHPNLQDFYPNDRMAYPLYEVIAEAGLVALFHTGHSGMGTGMPGGGGVRLKYSNPMYIDDVAVDFPEMKIILAHPSFPWQDEALSVCLHKPNVYIDLSGWSPKYFPENLVHYANTLLKRKMLFGSDYPAIKPERWISDFEQAGFREEVRPLILKENAARLFGLEGS; from the coding sequence ATGGACGTATCGAAGCTCGAGGCGATAGACGTGCACACCCACGCCGAGAGCTCCCGGGAGCGCCCGGGGGAGAAGCACGCCTTCGCCGAGGCCGCCGAGGAGTACTTCGGCGAGAGCGAGCACCCGAACGCCTGGGAGGTCGCCGAGTACTACCGCAACCTCCGGATGGCCGCCGTCATCTTCACCGTGGACATGGAGATGAAGACCGGCCAGCGGCGCGTCCCCAACGAGGAGGTGCTCGAGGCCGCAAAGGAGAACCCGGACGTGCTCATCCCCTTCGCCAGCATCCACCCCGCGCGCGGGGCGATGGGCGTAAAGGAGGCGAGGCGCCTCATAGAGATGGGCGTGCGGGGCTTCAAGTTCCACCCCAACCTGCAGGACTTCTACCCCAACGATCGGATGGCCTACCCCCTCTACGAGGTCATCGCCGAGGCCGGGCTCGTGGCCCTCTTCCACACCGGGCACTCCGGGATGGGCACCGGGATGCCCGGGGGCGGCGGGGTGCGCCTGAAGTACTCGAACCCCATGTACATAGACGACGTCGCCGTGGACTTCCCGGAGATGAAGATCATCCTGGCGCATCCGTCGTTCCCCTGGCAGGACGAGGCGCTCTCGGTGTGCCTGCACAAGCCCAACGTCTACATAGACCTCTCCGGCTGGTCGCCGAAGTACTTCCCGGAGAACCTGGTCCACTACGCCAACACCCTGCTGAAGAGGAAGATGCTCTTCGGATCTGACTACCCGGCCATAAAGCCGGAGCGCTGGATCTCGGACTTCGAGCAGGCGGGCTTCCGCGAGGAGGTGAGGCCCCTCATCCTGAAGGAGAACGCCGCGAGGCTCTTCGGGCTCGAGGGAAGCTAG
- a CDS encoding adenine deaminase has translation MEERGRRKPLYEMTRELAATARGDLPATLVIRDGTLVSVTSGEVLPGMSVAVRGPRIAYVGPDAGHTVGPQTTVIDAAGRYIAPGFLDGHCHIESSQITVTQFARAVLPLGTTGGFFDAHEITNVLGLRGLRLMLDEARSTPLAAYLEVASCVPSTSTELETPGAVIGPEEVAEALSWGEDVIALGEVMNFPGVVFGDERMHAEISAALRAGKIADGHFCWPPDDHRLAAYAASGISGCHEGTTPEDTLWRLRQGMYAKLRRGSAWHDVAATIKAHTERGLDPRRILLVTDDRSPESLLEEGHMDFVVRHAIAQGVNPVTAFQMATLNPAERFRVSHDVGSVTPGRYADILLLEGDLAEVRVSLTVAAGEVVAEGGRMVAELEPYDYPAFCLDTVRVAGGLGPEDFDIPAPGGGERARVRAIRVVENHVETRGEWVELPVEGGLVRLDPRKDVCKLFVIERHGRGGGRGAGFVTGLGFERPAALASTVAHDSHNLMVLGNSEELMSRAAREVVAARGGVAVAVGGETAVLPLPVAGLMSPEPYEEVARLSREIGRALRSAGCRMNYAFMTISLLALVVLPELHLSDRGLVEVGEEGFRLVGLAAEG, from the coding sequence ATGGAGGAGCGCGGGAGGAGAAAGCCGCTCTACGAGATGACCCGGGAGCTCGCGGCCACCGCCCGGGGGGATCTTCCGGCGACGCTCGTGATCCGGGACGGCACGCTCGTCAGCGTGACCTCGGGGGAGGTGCTGCCGGGGATGAGCGTCGCGGTGCGGGGCCCCCGGATAGCCTACGTGGGGCCCGACGCCGGGCATACGGTGGGGCCGCAGACCACGGTCATAGACGCCGCGGGCCGCTACATCGCGCCCGGGTTTCTGGACGGCCACTGCCACATCGAGAGCAGCCAGATCACGGTGACCCAGTTCGCCCGGGCGGTGCTCCCCCTGGGGACCACCGGCGGCTTCTTCGACGCCCACGAGATAACCAACGTCCTCGGGCTGCGGGGCCTGAGGCTGATGCTGGACGAGGCCCGGAGCACCCCTCTCGCCGCCTACCTGGAGGTGGCCTCCTGCGTCCCCTCGACCTCCACGGAGCTGGAGACCCCCGGCGCCGTCATAGGTCCCGAGGAGGTCGCGGAGGCGCTCTCCTGGGGGGAGGACGTCATAGCCCTCGGGGAGGTGATGAACTTCCCCGGCGTGGTCTTCGGCGACGAGCGGATGCACGCCGAGATCTCGGCCGCCCTGCGCGCGGGGAAGATAGCCGACGGGCACTTCTGCTGGCCGCCGGACGACCACCGCCTCGCGGCCTACGCGGCCAGCGGGATCTCCGGCTGCCACGAGGGGACCACCCCGGAGGACACCCTCTGGCGCCTGAGGCAGGGGATGTACGCCAAGCTGCGGCGCGGCTCGGCCTGGCACGACGTCGCCGCTACGATAAAAGCCCACACCGAGAGGGGACTCGACCCCCGCCGCATCCTGCTGGTCACCGACGACCGCAGCCCAGAGTCCCTGCTGGAGGAGGGGCACATGGACTTCGTGGTCCGCCACGCCATAGCCCAGGGCGTGAACCCCGTAACCGCCTTCCAGATGGCCACCCTCAACCCAGCCGAGCGCTTCCGGGTCTCGCACGACGTGGGCAGCGTGACCCCCGGCCGCTACGCGGACATCCTCCTGCTGGAGGGGGATCTGGCGGAGGTCAGGGTGTCGTTGACGGTGGCCGCGGGCGAGGTGGTGGCGGAGGGCGGGCGGATGGTGGCGGAGCTCGAGCCCTACGACTACCCGGCGTTCTGCCTGGACACCGTCCGCGTCGCCGGCGGGCTCGGCCCCGAAGACTTCGACATCCCCGCGCCCGGCGGCGGGGAGCGGGCGCGGGTGCGGGCCATCCGGGTGGTGGAGAACCACGTGGAGACCCGCGGCGAGTGGGTCGAGCTCCCGGTGGAGGGGGGCCTCGTAAGGCTCGACCCCCGGAAGGACGTGTGCAAGCTCTTCGTCATCGAGCGCCACGGCAGGGGCGGCGGGCGCGGCGCGGGGTTCGTCACCGGGCTCGGCTTCGAGCGGCCCGCCGCGCTCGCCAGCACGGTGGCCCACGACAGCCACAACCTCATGGTCCTCGGCAACTCCGAGGAGCTCATGTCCCGGGCGGCCCGGGAGGTGGTCGCGGCCCGCGGCGGGGTGGCCGTGGCCGTGGGGGGCGAGACGGCGGTGCTCCCGCTGCCCGTGGCGGGCCTGATGTCCCCCGAGCCCTACGAGGAGGTGGCCCGGCTCTCCAGGGAGATCGGGCGCGCCCTGCGCAGCGCCGGCTGCCGGATGAACTACGCCTTCATGACCATCTCGCTCCTGGCCCTCGTCGTGCTGCCCGAGCTGCACCTCTCGGACAGGGGGCTCGTGGAGGTTGGGGAGGAGGGCTTCCGGCTCGTCGGGCTCGCCGCGGAGGGCTAG
- a CDS encoding response regulator transcription factor — MARVLIVEDDPAVRDVVEHTLSREGIETETVPDGETALELLSDSKPFDLVLLDVMLPGMDGISVCRELRESHSPHRTVPVVMLTARDDETSIVVGLEVGADDYITKPFSPRQLASRVRAQLRRQRMNAQASPEQRKLEFPGLEIDLLRRRVTARGEQVELTAREFEVLALLASNPGRVYSREQIMDHLWGGEFFGEPRSADVHIQHLRQKIEPDPKNPRYIQTVRGMGYRFAEL; from the coding sequence ATGGCTAGGGTGCTCATAGTAGAGGACGACCCGGCGGTGCGCGACGTGGTGGAGCACACCCTGTCCCGCGAGGGCATCGAGACCGAGACCGTCCCCGACGGGGAGACGGCGCTGGAGCTGCTCTCGGACTCCAAGCCCTTCGACCTGGTGCTGCTCGACGTCATGCTGCCGGGGATGGACGGCATCTCGGTCTGCCGGGAGCTCAGGGAGAGCCACTCCCCGCACCGCACCGTCCCGGTGGTGATGCTCACCGCCCGCGACGACGAGACGAGCATCGTGGTGGGGCTGGAGGTGGGGGCCGACGACTACATCACCAAGCCCTTCAGCCCCCGGCAGCTCGCCAGCAGGGTGCGGGCGCAGCTCAGGCGGCAGCGGATGAACGCCCAGGCCTCCCCCGAGCAGCGCAAGCTGGAGTTCCCCGGGCTGGAGATAGACCTCCTGCGCCGGAGGGTCACGGCGCGGGGGGAGCAGGTCGAGCTCACCGCCCGCGAGTTCGAGGTGCTGGCGCTTCTGGCCTCCAACCCGGGCCGGGTCTACAGCCGGGAGCAGATAATGGACCACCTGTGGGGCGGGGAGTTCTTCGGGGAGCCCCGCTCGGCGGACGTCCACATCCAGCACCTCCGCCAGAAGATCGAGCCGGACCCGAAGAACCCGCGCTACATCCAGACGGTGCGGGGCATGGGCTACCGGTTCGCCGAGCTCTAG
- a CDS encoding sensor histidine kinase: protein MAFRFRIWMPVAVILTVLLTVALMFAYGIPAVQTRLRDYAQDRTLARAAAIADALSGERRGDWRQTLRASAGEERASVLVVGRDGEVELRVGQPLPEGLPGKVREKAASGERMRLKLGERWLAVVPINRGGELFGGLVLVSGDPGGAVYRIFLRAGVEAAAIASVFGGGLALLISTLLTRRVERLAHGARTIERGDLSYRIKPGYRDEFGELAEAFNAMAGRLERSFSRVEEERATLRAVLDNLTEGVLATDLKGRVLFANPAAREMLGLDDRDGPQRLPDPWPEFSLPEAVLRCARRERCGEARVRGKDTFLRVRLEHLPHFDDHRGGVLVVVQDLSEGLRLEARQQRFLANAAHELKTPITAILGAAELLLTEEEDDPEVRRRFLEHIHSEARRMQRLSETLLRLARTGWDHREPDLRPLDPEEAARRAAESMRPLADRDGVSIRVEGEGSRAYADPEWLEQALLVLLGNALRHSERGGEIRLRVSGPSITVEDEGEGIRREDLPHVFERFYRGRGSRGGFGLGLPICKELVEGMGGRISISSERGVGTAVTVELREVEDG from the coding sequence GTGGCTTTCAGGTTCCGCATATGGATGCCCGTCGCGGTCATCCTCACCGTGCTCCTGACCGTGGCGCTGATGTTCGCCTACGGCATCCCCGCCGTGCAGACCAGGCTGCGCGACTACGCCCAGGACCGCACCCTGGCCCGCGCCGCGGCCATAGCCGACGCGCTCTCCGGCGAGCGGCGCGGCGACTGGCGCCAGACCCTCAGGGCCTCGGCGGGCGAGGAGCGAGCGAGCGTCCTCGTGGTCGGCCGGGACGGCGAGGTGGAGCTGCGGGTGGGGCAGCCGCTGCCGGAGGGGCTCCCCGGGAAGGTGCGCGAGAAGGCCGCCTCCGGGGAGCGGATGCGCCTGAAGCTCGGCGAGCGGTGGCTCGCCGTCGTCCCGATAAACCGCGGGGGCGAGCTCTTCGGGGGGCTCGTCCTCGTCTCCGGGGACCCTGGCGGGGCGGTCTACAGGATCTTCCTGCGCGCCGGGGTGGAGGCCGCGGCCATCGCCTCCGTCTTCGGCGGGGGGCTGGCGCTCCTGATCTCCACGCTCCTCACCCGGCGCGTGGAGCGGCTGGCCCACGGCGCCCGCACCATAGAGCGCGGCGACCTCTCCTACCGCATAAAGCCCGGCTACCGGGACGAGTTCGGGGAGCTGGCGGAGGCCTTCAACGCCATGGCGGGGAGGCTGGAGAGGTCCTTCTCCCGCGTGGAGGAGGAGCGGGCGACCCTGAGGGCCGTGCTGGACAACCTCACGGAGGGCGTGCTCGCCACCGACCTCAAGGGCCGGGTCCTCTTCGCCAACCCGGCGGCGCGCGAGATGCTGGGGCTGGATGACCGGGACGGCCCCCAGCGGCTCCCCGACCCCTGGCCGGAGTTCAGCCTGCCCGAGGCGGTCCTGCGCTGCGCCCGCAGGGAGCGCTGCGGCGAGGCCCGGGTGCGCGGGAAGGACACCTTCCTCCGGGTCAGGCTCGAGCACCTCCCCCACTTCGACGACCACCGGGGCGGGGTGCTGGTCGTGGTGCAGGACCTCTCCGAGGGGCTCCGCCTGGAGGCCCGGCAGCAGCGCTTTCTGGCCAACGCCGCCCACGAGCTGAAGACCCCGATCACCGCCATCCTCGGCGCGGCGGAGCTGCTCCTGACCGAGGAGGAGGACGACCCGGAGGTCCGCCGCCGCTTTCTGGAGCACATCCACTCCGAGGCCCGCAGGATGCAGCGGCTCTCGGAGACCCTGCTCCGGCTGGCCCGGACCGGCTGGGACCACCGGGAGCCGGACCTCCGGCCGCTCGACCCGGAGGAGGCGGCCCGGAGGGCGGCGGAGAGCATGCGCCCCCTGGCCGACCGGGACGGCGTGAGCATCCGGGTGGAGGGGGAGGGCTCGCGGGCGTACGCCGACCCCGAGTGGCTCGAGCAGGCGCTCCTCGTGCTGCTCGGCAACGCCCTGCGGCACTCGGAGCGCGGCGGGGAGATCCGGCTGAGGGTCTCCGGCCCCTCCATAACCGTCGAGGACGAAGGCGAGGGGATAAGGCGGGAGGATCTGCCCCACGTCTTCGAGCGTTTCTACCGGGGGAGGGGCAGCAGGGGCGGCTTCGGGCTCGGGCTGCCCATCTGCAAGGAGCTGGTGGAGGGGATGGGCGGCAGGATCTCCATATCCTCCGAGAGGGGCGTCGGGACGGCCGTCACCGTAGAGCTGAGGGAGGTGGAAGATGGCTAG
- the ribB gene encoding 3,4-dihydroxy-2-butanone-4-phosphate synthase: MPFSPVEEIIEEIRAGRMVIVCDDEDRENEGDLTVAAELVTPEHINFMAKYGRGLICLPMAQELIERLEIPEMVRHNSSRMGTAFTVSIEAREGISTGISAADRAHTCRVAVSDEAGPEDIVMPGHVFPLKARKGGVLQRPGQTEAAVDLARLAGLKPAGVICEVMKDDGTMARVPDLERFSAEHGIKMVTVAQIIEYRLASDPHVRCLGEEALPTRFGEFRLRSYAGVSTGLIHRALLAGEPGENGPPLVGVRAACPTGDALHSLRCDCGERLRDAMERVAAEGEGVILYLHPGPGAPLHPLPGGEDEDLAPYRAGVEILRDLGLGRVRLLMAGGEEPLDLESGPGPALAGRLLRAKAGVAAPSL; encoded by the coding sequence ATGCCGTTTAGCCCGGTAGAGGAGATCATCGAGGAGATAAGAGCGGGCAGGATGGTCATCGTCTGCGACGACGAGGACCGCGAGAACGAGGGCGACCTCACCGTAGCGGCCGAGCTTGTCACCCCAGAGCACATCAACTTCATGGCCAAGTACGGCCGCGGCCTCATCTGCCTGCCCATGGCGCAGGAGCTCATAGAGCGGCTTGAGATCCCCGAGATGGTGCGCCACAACTCCTCCAGGATGGGCACCGCCTTCACGGTCTCCATAGAGGCCAGGGAGGGGATCTCCACGGGCATCTCGGCGGCCGACAGGGCGCACACCTGCAGGGTTGCGGTCTCTGACGAGGCGGGGCCTGAGGACATAGTGATGCCGGGGCACGTCTTTCCCCTCAAGGCCAGGAAGGGAGGGGTCCTGCAGCGTCCTGGGCAGACGGAGGCTGCGGTGGACCTGGCGCGCCTTGCGGGGTTGAAGCCTGCTGGGGTGATCTGCGAGGTGATGAAGGACGACGGGACGATGGCCAGGGTGCCTGACCTCGAGCGTTTCTCTGCGGAGCACGGCATAAAGATGGTCACCGTAGCCCAGATCATCGAGTACCGCCTCGCCAGCGACCCGCACGTCCGGTGCCTCGGCGAGGAGGCGCTCCCCACCCGCTTCGGAGAGTTCCGGCTGCGGAGCTACGCCGGCGTGAGCACCGGCCTAATCCACCGCGCCCTGCTCGCCGGAGAACCGGGGGAGAACGGCCCCCCGCTCGTCGGCGTGCGCGCGGCCTGCCCGACGGGGGACGCGCTGCACTCCCTGCGCTGCGACTGTGGGGAGCGGCTGAGGGATGCCATGGAGCGCGTCGCCGCCGAGGGCGAGGGGGTGATCCTCTACCTCCATCCCGGCCCCGGCGCGCCCCTGCACCCCCTCCCCGGCGGCGAGGACGAAGACCTCGCCCCCTACCGGGCGGGCGTCGAGATCCTCAGAGACCTGGGGCTCGGCCGCGTCCGGCTGCTGATGGCGGGCGGCGAGGAGCCGCTGGACCTCGAGAGCGGGCCCGGGCCCGCCCTCGCCGGCCGGCTGCTGCGGGCGAAAGCGGGGGTGGCCGCCCCCTCCCTCTAG
- a CDS encoding ketopantoate reductase family protein yields MRIAVVGAGAVGSLVGGLLARAGEEVVLVGRRAHVEAIESRGLLLEGLGGGPLRVRVAARERLEERPEVLLLAVKSQDLERACREVAPLARKAVVVTMQNGLRCDGIARRFFRPDQIVGCVVYSMATFPEPGRVECGVRGWLCIGDPFVPDRTRLAGLRALLGRALPVRVSRDIAATRRTKLVGNLNNALPAATGRPLQEIYFSPATGRLPLRVMREGLETLEAAGLATDRSPQALALNLLSRRMPEGAALALLRAFSRTPLGRRPVLGSTYQSVVRGSPTEVDFLNGEIVALGQRAGVPTPYNARLVRLVHEVERGGRFLPPEALWPEDTCDG; encoded by the coding sequence GTGAGAATCGCGGTCGTGGGCGCGGGCGCGGTCGGCAGCCTGGTCGGCGGCCTGCTGGCGCGGGCGGGCGAGGAGGTGGTCCTGGTCGGGCGCAGGGCGCACGTGGAGGCCATAGAGAGCCGGGGGCTCCTGCTGGAGGGGCTCGGCGGAGGCCCTCTGCGCGTCCGGGTCGCGGCCCGGGAGCGGCTCGAGGAGCGGCCGGAGGTGCTCCTTCTGGCGGTGAAGAGCCAGGATCTGGAGCGGGCCTGCCGGGAGGTCGCGCCGCTCGCCCGAAAGGCCGTGGTCGTCACCATGCAGAACGGGCTGCGCTGCGACGGGATCGCCCGCCGCTTCTTCAGGCCGGACCAGATCGTGGGCTGCGTGGTCTACAGCATGGCGACCTTTCCGGAGCCGGGGCGGGTGGAGTGCGGGGTGCGCGGCTGGCTCTGCATCGGGGACCCGTTCGTCCCAGACCGGACCCGGCTCGCGGGGCTGAGGGCCCTGCTGGGGCGGGCGCTCCCGGTGCGGGTCTCGCGGGACATCGCCGCCACCCGGCGGACGAAGCTCGTCGGCAACCTCAACAACGCGCTGCCCGCCGCGACCGGGCGGCCGCTGCAGGAGATCTACTTCTCCCCCGCCACGGGCCGGCTGCCGCTGCGCGTGATGCGGGAGGGCCTGGAGACGCTCGAGGCGGCGGGGCTGGCAACCGACCGCTCGCCGCAGGCGCTGGCCCTGAATTTGCTCTCCCGCCGGATGCCGGAGGGGGCGGCGCTAGCCCTCCTGCGGGCGTTCTCCCGCACCCCCCTGGGGCGGAGGCCCGTGCTCGGCTCCACCTACCAGAGCGTGGTCCGGGGCTCCCCCACGGAGGTGGACTTCCTCAACGGGGAGATCGTGGCCCTCGGCCAGCGGGCGGGCGTGCCCACCCCGTACAACGCGCGCCTGGTGCGCCTGGTGCACGAGGTGGAGAGGGGCGGCAGGTTCCTCCCCCCGGAGGCGCTGTGGCCCGAAGACACCTGCGACGGCTAG